The segment TGTCTCCGGGCCTCAATGTCCAGTTCTAAATAAAGACCATGGATTCAGCTTGCTCCTGCAGGGTGCTGCTCAGAGAAGGAGTCTCAAAAGATACTGCACtgctgattctctctctctctctctctctctcacacacacacacacacacacactgtttctcCAGCGTCTATCTGTGACTTTGAGAATCATTGAAGAATAGAAAAGCTGTTCCGCTGGTTTAAATCCCACCTGGCAGGTTGCACTTGAAATTGTGCTTGCATTGAAAAAGGGAAATAATTCTGTTGCTGTAATGAGAAAGAGTCAGATTTATACtcagctgtggtgtgtgtgtgtgtgtgtgtgtgtgtggttgttagGGTTGTCCCTGCCTCTCAGGTTTGAATCTGTGTTGGGGAAACCAGAGACACTGGCAGCAAGAAACAGTGGTATTTATACCCTTGAGAACCTGTGTCGGCCAAAGAGCCTTCAGTATAGTACCCCCACCCcaacctgagtgtgtgtgcctgcgtgtgtatgtgtgtggacaACAGACCAAAGATACTGGACAGTTGGGTCCACCTAGTTAGACTCTGTTACCctgactctcctctcctctcctctcctctcaggaATTGTCCTTAAAGAGGAGCAGGAGTCATACTCTCAGCATCTCAAACCCATATATGGATGGAGAGAGGCAATAAAGTAAACTGGTGTCTGTGAATAATTGAGAGGGAGTGAGGACAGACTCGGATTGGCTCCAGTAGCCGTGCTGTGAACTATCTGTATATGTAGACTTGTCCAAACAGCCTTTGATGGAAAGCAACGCAGCAGATTGCTCAGAGAGGCTCCACAAAGTGTACTTTCAATGATGACGTGGCGACCAGCTGGATTTTGGTCGTTATAGCACAACAAACTGCACATTCATCCTCTCACCGTCATTACTCACGGACCTCCTCTCTCTGTTGCAGTTGCAATAATTTGGGCTGACTCGACGTGTTTCTTCGTATGGGTGGGGCAGTGGTGTCCGAGGCCCTGACTTACATGGAGAAATCAGCAGAGATGGGAGTAAGTCTCAAGTCTTCAAGTCTCAAGCAGTTATTCGTGCAAGAATCGGGCAAGTCGAGTCCCTGCTTTAAATCAAGTCTTTAAGTCAAGCTGTGTATGAATAAGGAAGACGAAGATGCTTTCacagatattccacatttaaatatgttaaaaagaGACCATTTTGAACTGCTAGAGTTGTATCTGTATCAGAAACACTGTATTACTCACACATATCAAAATAAATActcaaatatatataataagaataatgacaTTAGGCCTACATTAAACCatggaaatgcatttcaaatattaGGCTAAAAACAAACGGTACATTTTGCACACTAATCATAACCAACTTTTCATTAGACATTCATTTGCTTTAGATTAAAATAGCAGCCACGTGACTTCCTGTCTTATCTTCCTTTGTGGGATTTGAAGTGTGAATGAAATTTCAAGTGGTGTTGGTGTTGCACGGTTGCCAGGTTTGCAAGCAAGGCCGCAAAAGCAGACACCCAACGTTTCCTGTGTTTGTTGCAATGTTAACCCTTcaataattgagaaaatgtaaatattccgtAAGTCAAGTCATTTCAAGCCATTTTACTCAAGCCTAAATTGAGTCTGAAGTCATGAGCTGACCTGAAATACTTTCCAACAACGATGCCCTCCTGTGAAATCACACCAAATTCTCTGTGTTATCTGTCCACCACAATCAGCTGTTTggattttttaatttctgcatTAAAGGCATTAGTCATTCCAGCAGACCAGACAGagctttttcaaatgttttaatatttttcagtTTGAGGAAGTCAACATTCAAAAGTTGCATACTAAAGGTAAAGGTAAAGGCAAAAAGCAAGCAGGTGTTCAGTGTTTGCATGTGATGCAAATACACTCACAGATGGGAATGAATGCACACAATGAACATATAATACAAAggctttatttattataaaaaaagacattcaacCACAGGGGACACCCTTGTACAAAATGGAATAcatatgaaatgaatgaaattataaataatcTGGATATTAATAGTTTCTTAAAAAGTAAGTCTTAGTATGAACATTCAAAGTAAGTAACAAAATATATTTACACAGTTACAGAAATAAAACGTATTGTACAAAACCAGCTTAATATACATTAATAGCAGTATCCATTAGCTGCGACGATATGCTTCCATACAGAGGATCAAGAATACAGAGTCCTAAGTGCTGCCAAAGCGTTTCCTCATGTACAAATTCTGTCACAGCTTCATTTTTGGGGATACATTTTTCCCTGAGTGTAGTCGGAGAGCTCTGTATTTGCTGCGATCCACTTGTTGTAGTTGGTGATTTGAGTGTAAACACCCGGTTTGTTTTTCATGGCGCAGTTTTCCCCCCAGCTCACCACCCCAAACAGAAACATCCGGCCTGACACCTCACACACCAACGGACCGCCAGAGTCGCcctggaagaagaagacatgacCAATAGCTAAATAATGTGCAGAATTGAAAGGTGTGTCTCAATAACTTTAGGTTTGGCTGTATTTTATAAGTCAGATCTCCAAAGCATTTTGAACAAAGGTgactgaaacaaaacattttttttccattgtataATTATCAAATATTTCTGGGTGACAAATAGATTGCCTTAACTgctttattattaaaaacaaacttttactcTGCTGTAAAATTAAACTTttccactgaaaacacattgaaaCAAAGATTACAAAGTCTGCTGTATGATGAGGTAACAACAATACATCATGCATTTGTCGAATTAACAttaatgatgttaaaatgtcaacatggaaaaactgttaaaacataGTTTTCTGTACAAATGAGTGACCACACTGTACAAATGAGTGACCACACTAATGTTACAGGTTAAGTCAAAAGTTATGTTAAgttaatttaaatgttgtgcATTTCTTCTCTATCTTTCAAAAGGTTTCACTGTGCATTTTAATAGAATAGTTTATTTGCTCACGCTGCAGGCATCAGTGCTCCAGTCCGGGCTTCCAGCACAGATCATATTCTTGGTGATGAGATCTCCGTAGTATGATTTACTTGTGCAGTCGGTCTGGGAGATTAGATTCACCTCGGCCTTCTTCAGGTACTGTGAGTAATCCCACGCAGCTGCAGAAGACACAGTGTCAGGTGTAAGCATCTGTGATACAGCTCATCGCTCCGTACTAAACGAGTGTAAACTTTAGAGGTTAATCAGTATTTACAGAATCTCTCCTTCCCAAATCCTGCAACGCTGCACTGGAATCCTGCAGGAAGCTGGGTGTGAGACGGAGGCAGACACACTGTTCTTGCAGATGCCGACTTCACGGCACATCGTCCATTGCTGCCTTTGATTTTCAGCAGTGCTGCGACATAAAGAGGAACATCTTTGAatcccgcacacacacacggaacacATACATGTTCCCCCACTCATATTTGTGACGTCTGCGCTCACCTATGTCGTTGTCATAGGTGGACGCGTTAAATCTCTGGTGGATGATGAACTTTTCCACAGTGAAGCTCTGCTCCCTCTCAGCGTCTGTCTCATTGATGGCAGTCTTCCCCAGGTACACAGACAAGATCCTGATATTGGTGGCGTCACTGAAGTGCATAAACATTCAACACGTCATTTTTATCAAGCTGAGCATTCAGAAAACTAGTGACATGTCCATCCAAGGGTACAGCTGTGGAGATGGTTGAGTCTTACATGTACTTGGGGACTTTCCCTAAATATCTGGGGTAACAGAGACTGTGTTTTGTGCTCAGATTGAAAGACGTCTGTACATTTAGGCCTTCTCTTTAATCTCTTTGTGACCATGTCTCtctgtacaaaacaaaaataatctcgCCAAGATTTTCAATTTCCAAAACAACCAGAGCACAACGGCTGTCATTCACACAAACCTATGACAGACCAACTTTGCAAAAGGCCACTTCTGAATTAACTTTTCTGAATGGAGATACAAGCTCGGCAGAGCAAGAACTTCTGTTTGCAAGCAACACtattattttgcacatttcttCCTCACATTACTCCTATTGCACTTATTGATCTTGAACTTTGATTGGGATTCTCTCAAGTCACCTTTTGATTGCTGTATTGTatcttgtttgttgtgtgtttcatagtttttacagtttttctgcTGCCAACTGCAGAACAACTCCACCCAGTGGGACAGTAAAGCCCTGAACTGACCTGAACTCACTTTAAAATtgcaaaaatgatttttttcctcaccCTTTTTCAAAGCAATGTGCAGCCGTGAGAACCCAGCAAGGTGCGATGAGAGAGCCGCCACAGAGGAATCGCTTACGGTTATAGATAGCAGCCACCCATGGGTGTGAGTCTATGGGTGTGAAAGAACCGCCGACCACTTTATTCATCCTCCGCTCGGACCTCTCACCACATGTCACCTCTGTGGAGAAAACACAGggccagtgagtgagtgagtgagtgagtgctgttGCAACAGAGAAAAGCACATCATGATACTGATCAAAGTACCTGTATCAACAGCTGGTGaaggtgttggtgttggtgttggtgtgaAACCTGTGAAGaagcaacaaaacaatatttcaatggtacagtatatacagtagaacagtatttctgattttcctccaagtaccaccagaggaatcaaatattattttagcaGGGTCTGCTTTCTCTTAGAGCAGCACTTGAAGGGAACTCAATCCCAACAACTATCAGAGAAGTGGACACTTACAGGTTATTTAGGTCTCATTTCCACTCAATAGTGACAGTATTCAGGTCTGTCAGCGCAAAAACTCAATTGCAGGGGGTCTCAAAGTGAAGGTGATGCCAGCTTAAAACTATTAAACAATTCCATCATGACACAGAATTgcaaaataaaggtgtttgtaAGATGCAACAAATATACTGTGCAGTTCACAATTAAAACGTATTCACGATGCAAAATGAACATACATAAATTATTCGTTATTACTTGAAATCGCTTAGAGAACCACACATGGCCCGCGGGCAGCAAGTTTGAGACCTATGCCATAGTgtagaggtgtcaaactcatggCTCACGGGCCACATTTGGCCCTCCACAAATGAATTACAGTTGTCCACGTTCATTATTCACttaactttatatttatatcccTGTTTTTGATatgaatagatttattttgcatcatataaATATGCTTTTATAGCAAATTAATACATTATACCTAGTGATGTCAAGCGATTAAAAAATCaaaagattaattaattatgatctgtaattaattcGGTCGCAGACTTGTTCATACACGGGGTGTTCTCCTCCAGTTTAGTTTGGCCCCCCGACCCCCCGACCAGAGTAAACATTTGACGCCCCTGCTTTACCTGCCACTTCTCTTGCTAACGCCAGTCCATTTAAATTTCACATTGTCATATCTGTCTACAGGTTTCAAAAGGCTAATTGTGGCAcgtaaaaataatgacttatcAACTCCCAGTCTCTCACTTACATTTGGGAATCCTGCAGTCTTCCCTCACAATCTTTCTTCCTCTTCGGACGTAGCACCACGGCATCAAGCTCTGGTCAGGATTCCTGGAGTTTGAGTGGAAATGACATTAAACATGTGCCACCTGGTTGAACCTTCATGATCCCAGACTGAAGTATAGCGTACCTGCAGTAATTATGATGGTTTTCCAAAAAACGCCATCTGAGACACCTGTGGCCGTATGCCGACTTGGACACATATCCTTTGTAAGTGCTGCCATCTCCAGCCTGACACATCTCTGTAGAGCACaatgtgaagaaagaaaagaacagtgAATGGATCTGGTGGTTAAAAATTATAAATGTTATCTGTCATCTGGAGAGTGGGCTTATACCTCTGGAATAATTCCTATGTTTTCGTGAAGATCTTCTGGAAAAAGCCTAAAAAGGAGAAACGAGATGAAGCTCAGTTACATGGatgaataataatttaaaaaaaaacaaaaaaaacatgtgaacctTGGTGAAAATGTAAGAAGTCACTTCCTCCCACTGTTACTCACCACGTTAAGACAGACTGCTGTAAGGACGGCGAGGATGACGAACAGGTTCATCTTCACTTCTGGTTTCGCTTCCCCTTATCGGTGGTATTTTTATCTGggaaaaagactgaaaaaagacagaaaccaAACATCACAACAATGACACTATGACACGATTTTCAGCTCCTCTGCCCTTATATGGCGTTTATCACCGTGCACATGACAGGACAGACACAAGAGACACGCAGTTTCTCTGTCTTCCTTGATTGCACGTATATATTTGTTgcagaagggggaaaaaaagacttttattttagttattgTGAGAGTTGCAGATAGAGGATGCTCACTGTGTGCACTCTGTACCGTAAACACAATCCTATCTGTACAACGAGTGCAATATCAAATTGGAGTAGCTGATTACTGCACACAATTATGTCACATATTACAAGTCAAAAGAGTCCCTTCATCCTTTCTCACAATAACTTTGATCATAACAGGGTTATAGAAGATGAACgtacataaataaaagcattagtCTCAGAAACAATGGTAATGATCTCTAAGGTAAAGAAAGGCTTTGTTGCATATTTCTTTTacctttttgttctttgttagTCTGTCCAACTGCAGTTGACAATCgtcctccctctgtgtcttcTCACATGCACCtgtcttaacttaacttaaggGAGGAAGTGGACTCACACTGTAGgcgcttctgctgctgcaggtctgATCCTCCTTCCTATTTAAAAGCACATGGGCTCCATGTGGGAGGGGTCTATCGTTGCTATGAAAGCATCACTGACACCCACATCAGTTCCATTTAGACTGAAGATGTTGTCATGTTCTGTGACACATTCACACTTATCCGCCCCCCCTTAAACCACAACAATACACGTTTTTCAAAATACATCCAAACTTGGTAACACGTAGGCTGtggatgtttttgtgcatttttttttgtaacctaaacaaaaataaagagtcATAAATATACAGCATTGATAACtgatacagtataattattgtTCTTTACTGTATCATTATTATGTGACTATAattttgtgtgtaatttgtcagtcagtcatcatctaaccgctttatcctccaccagagggtcgctgtgccaatctcagcgggcgataggcggggtacaccctggacagttcgccagtccatcgcagggccacacacaactagagacaaacaaccattcactctcacactcactcctacggtcaatttagagtgttcaatttacctaatccccacattgcatgtttttggactgtgggaggaagccggagtacccagagagaacccacgcacacacggggagaacatgcaaactccatgcagaaaggcccttgttccaaccggggctcgaacccaggtcttctcgctgcaaggcgagagtgctaaccactacaccaccgtgtggccccgtgtgtaatttgtgttttttttaattgtacacaattaattatttgatctgttatatatagatatatggatatatgcatatattaaatgttctgtttgtttgtatggGGGCTGGTCATTACAGCAATTGAGGAAAACTTTCTTGTTCACCTGATTCACTTCGTTTTGTAAGAGCTGCTGTTTAGAAATGTTGTCTTAATATTAATCATGGAAGTGAGACGACGAAGAAGAAGCAATAAGAGGAAATATTTAATATTCTTATCTACTTATCtactatttatgtatttattcacttttgtGTATTTTCCCCTTTAATAAATGACATCAAATTTTGTTTCTATTAATATGACATTCTCCCTAAAGTACATGATATAACTAGACATTGTATCAGTATCGGCTTGTACATCCCCTTTGAATCATCTACGTGTTATTACGTGCAGACAAGTGCATCACTTCAATGTATTCCTGACAACTAGGGGGGAAGGGAAGAGTTGTGTTTTTACTGGATTGTTGTTGACTGTGTCACAGCTCCACTTAAAAACTCTAAAAAATCCTAAATGGCAATTTCTCCCTTCAGAGCTTCTCCCTGCAAACTTTACTTCATCAATAACAGTGACGCTTTGAATTACTCACGTTTCCTGTTTTTAACTTGCAACAACACCTTGATATCTGGCTCAGGTGTTTAAGTGATGCAATGTTTCACAGAAGTGACCAAATTCAGGGAAAACCCAGGACATTTGTGGTTGAAATGTGCAACCTGGAGGGAtggattttgacattttgtctggagTCCAATTCAGTCTAGACACCAGTTATTCTGCAGTGATGtaacataacattacattacattaaaggTAACGTCCTGCAGATTCAAAACTGACCTCTTTCTTCCACAgtttctatatgtatatatctatatgtccATCTAataccacagaaacacacacaaaataacaacTCTCATCGCAACAGTGTTGTATAAATTACctaaaagtgatacttgagtaaaagtacaagtatcttaccagaaaatggcgttggtagaagttgaagtcactatttataatattactactaatattattaatattatattattaaaagtcctaaagtatatgacatttactgtacttaagtaccaAAAGTAATATagtctgatataaaatgaacttgtgttttaaaagtaaacgTAAAGTGAGGAGTTAGCATTGAGCTATGGTatctcagtggtagggtgagttgtccttcaactggaaggttgtaggttcaattcctggctctgttagtctatatgtgtccttgagcaggacacttaaccccatgttggaatgggtgaatggtaaaactgtagtgtaaagcagctcatcaagactagaaaagctctacataaatacagaccattaccaactcttcttcttctgattgtatttggtagtaatgggtaacaaagatagttagaggaaatgcaggggagtaaaagtacacaatttatttaggaaatgtagtggaattAAACTAaaagttggtaaaaaaaacaaaaaaaaaacaatgtcaaaacaataacaaagtaaagtacagataagtgaatgttgtacttaagtacaacactGCTATCATAGCAACAAAGTTTAAAACCATTGTAAATGTGTGACCataaacattattaaatgtcTGCAAAATGTGGGAGTTTGGTCTAAGAAACCACACTGACAGCAGTTTGGCGAATtgaggaaggaaaaaagaagaagagatacAGATGtctataaatataaagttaTCAGTTAACCTCTAATATTTTCTGAGCTTATCATCTTAACACCTATCTCATTTCATTGTAAAGGTGTGTTCAAACCTTTTTCAGTGAAATGGACAGGAAACCATGTAAATCACACCTCGGTCTCAAACTCCAGACAGTGACATCAAACATCACTCTTGCCTTCATAACCACCAGATGAAGAAACTGTGACTTAGTCAAACTTGTTAACTGCACATCTATTGCCAATCAATGTGTTTATTCTGTGGTAGTTTATTTTATCTCCTTTAAAAAGAAGACCTGGTCAAGCAGCAATATAATTACagtacatacattatatatatatatacatataacaacAGATAAAACATGCTTACATGAAACACTTGCACACAGACAAAGTAGACTGCAATGATTCCACCAAAATATTTTTGGGGACGAGAAATTGCAGAGCATTCATAGATCGGAGATTGTGACTTCCATGTTTCCTTGttaaaagacaagacaaatagGAAGGAATGATACCCAGAATGAAAAATGACCTTTGACACTAAAattcagtaaatgtcatatactgtaagacttttacttaagtaatgttttttttttgtttgtttgtttttttaaaaaagggccTTTAAcctctaccaaagtcattttctggtaagatactccAGTACTtcagtatccctttaaggtacttgaTACACCACTGATTCTTTCTAAGGGAGTCACTGCCTTTTATTACTTACAGCAATTCCATTGGGAGGCTGTGCATATGGCGCCATCTAGTGAACAAATGAAGACATtgtcttgtttaaaaaaaatctctcctTGCTCCTGGTGGTTGGGGTTCTCTGaagaggtaaaaacaaaaaagagtgttgtgtgtttgaaagagaCTCTAAACGCTGGTTTGTTATGTGGGTCTGTGGGAAAACCCCGACGGAGGGAGTAGTCCTGTGGAGACACACGAACACACAGGGGAGGGTATACGCGCATGCGCAGAAACAACAACGGCTGTCGGTTTACTTTCGCTATTCGCAGACTCTCGGCTCGACTATGTCCACTTgacgacaacaaaaacacgACACTAACCTCACCCTTAAATCCGTGTTTAAATGGATTGTGAGGGGAttaagttttaaattaaatttgtctTAAAGTTTGTTCGACAAACCGAACTGTAA is part of the Solea senegalensis isolate Sse05_10M linkage group LG15, IFAPA_SoseM_1, whole genome shotgun sequence genome and harbors:
- the plaua gene encoding plasminogen activator, urokinase a, whose amino-acid sequence is MNLFVILAVLTAVCLNVAFSRRSSRKHRNYSREMCQAGDGSTYKGYVSKSAYGHRCLRWRFLENHHNYCRNPDQSLMPWCYVRRGRKIVREDCRIPKCFTPTPTPTPSPAVDTEVTCGERSERRMNKVVGGSFTPIDSHPWVAAIYNRKRFLCGGSLIAPCWVLTAAHCFEKGDATNIRILSVYLGKTAINETDAEREQSFTVEKFIIHQRFNASTYDNDIALLKIKGSNGRCAVKSASARTVCLPPSHTQLPAGFQCSVAGFGKERFSAWDYSQYLKKAEVNLISQTDCTSKSYYGDLITKNMICAGSPDWSTDACSGDSGGPLVCEVSGRMFLFGVVSWGENCAMKNKPGVYTQITNYNKWIAANTELSDYTQGKMYPQK